From the genome of Terriglobia bacterium, one region includes:
- a CDS encoding MarR family winged helix-turn-helix transcriptional regulator — protein sequence MPKEPRQTDVTSSDYRALAEFRYQIRRYLAFSDKAAEAAGLRSRQYQLLLALKGLPEGMEATITNVAGRLGIRHHSAVELVNRLESRGLVKRERSDVHRSFVFVRITKEGDTMLRKLVASRKADLQIGAPILVKALATLTKQNAKQKKS from the coding sequence ATGCCTAAAGAGCCGCGCCAAACCGATGTCACGTCGTCCGACTACCGCGCCCTGGCGGAGTTTCGATACCAGATCCGCCGTTATCTGGCTTTCAGCGACAAGGCTGCGGAGGCTGCGGGTCTTCGTTCGAGACAATATCAACTGTTGCTCGCACTCAAGGGCCTGCCCGAAGGCATGGAAGCAACAATCACGAATGTCGCCGGCCGGCTCGGCATACGGCACCACAGCGCGGTGGAGCTGGTGAATCGGCTCGAGAGCCGCGGCCTCGTCAAACGCGAACGCAGCGATGTGCATCGCAGTTTCGTGTTCGTGCGCATCACGAAGGAAGGCGACACGATGCTTCGAAAGCTGGTCGCCTCCCGGAAGGCCGATCTTCAAATTGGGGCGCCGATTCTCGTCAAAGCTCTCGCCACGCTCACCAAGCAAAACGCAAAGCAAAAGAAATCCTGA